The following coding sequences are from one Manis pentadactyla isolate mManPen7 chromosome 13, mManPen7.hap1, whole genome shotgun sequence window:
- the LOC130680202 gene encoding olfactory receptor 14I1-like: MENLTIFTEFLLMDVSSSWELRILQGLLFLLIYLGTLAGNLLTIAAIVTDPHLHTPMYFFISNLSLIDLCCISVSVPKLIVNSLTGSMSISLKECAAQIFLYIFFASTEMAYLVVMSYDRYVAICHPLHYGLTITPWVCSQAAVGSWGSGLVFSAIHTGNMFRLPFTKSNVINQYFCDVPQVVRISSSEVQFSESVMLVLSTCIILICFTCLFVSYINILSTVLKIHSAEARNKALSTCTPQLLIILIFIISGFIAVLGPIANKVSLKNLLTAMFYSTVPQFINPIIYSLRNREINIALGRMFNKS, translated from the coding sequence ATGGAAAACCTCACCATCTTTACAGAATTCCTCCTCATGGATGTCTCAAGCTCTTGGGAACTTCGCATTTTGCAAGGCCTGCTGTTCCTATTGATTTATCTAGGAACTCTGGCTGGAAACCTACTCACCATTGCTGCCATCGTGACAGACCCACACCTTCACACgccaatgtatttttttataagcAACTTATCTCTCATAGACCTTTGCTGCATATCAGTCAGTGTTCCCAAACTGATTGTGAATTCCCTGACAGGCAGTATGTCCATCTCACTGAAAGAATGTGCTGCTCAgattttcctatatattttctttgcatCCACTGAGATGGCTTACCTTGtggtcatgtcctatgaccgctatgttgccatttGCCACCCTCTGCACTATGGGCTCACCATCACCCCCTGGGTGTGCTCACAGGCAGCAGTGGGCTCATGGGGCAGTGGACTGGTCTTTTCTGCCATCCACACTGGGAATATGTTCAGacttcccttcaccaagtccaatgTGATCAACCAATATTTTTGTGATGTACCTCAAGTTGTGAGAATATCATCTTCAGAAGTTCAGTTTTCTGAATCTGTGATGCTTGTATTAAGTACTTGCATTATCTTGATATGTTTTACTTGTCTGTTTGTGTCGTACATTAATATACTTTCAACGGTGCTTAAGATCCATTCAGCAGAAGCCCGCAACAAAGCCTTGTCCACCTGTACCCCACAGTTGCTAATTAttcttatatttataatttctggATTCATTGCAGTCTTAGGTCCCATTGCAAATAAAGTATCTCTTAAAAATCTGCTGACAGCCATGTTCTATAGCACAGTGCCCCAATTCATAAACCCCATCATCTACAGTCTGCGAAACAGGGAGATAAACATTGCTCTAGGCAGAATGTTCAACAAATCCTGA